Genomic DNA from Motacilla alba alba isolate MOTALB_02 chromosome 10, Motacilla_alba_V1.0_pri, whole genome shotgun sequence:
tttttatttctatattttatacATACTACATTTTTAGGGACGATCGCTTTGGAGCTCCATGTGCGATGTTTGAGCCTGCAGCAGCGAGGGTCTGAGGGTGTTTCGCAGCGCGTTTCGGCCCTGGCCGCTGCCACTCCCGTGAGGGGCCGCCCGGGCGCCGCCGCTCCCCTcagccggcccggccccgcccctgcccgccccctggcggcggcgccgggcccgCCGCGCGCACCAAGATGGCGGCGCGGCGGTGGCGGCGCGCCTTGCGCGGGCTCTGCGGGGCCGCGCTGTTCCTCTCGCAGCTCTCCGTCCTCTCGGGCCGCGGTGAGCGCGGCCGCAGGGCCGAGACAGGGCGGCGGGGGTGGGAGAAGGGGCAGGGACTCAGGCTAGGGCCCGGGGTGGGGACGGCTGTCCCGAGCGGCACCGGCCGCTCCCGGGGCCAGGACTGAGCCCGGTTCCGCTGCGGCGGTGGCGGTGCCCGCGGTGGGGTGAGGATGCGCTGCCGCTGCCCTGACTGGGGGCGAAGCGGGTGTTTGGGGCACGGCCGCATTTCGTTGTGCCGGCTCTGCGGGGTTGGGGCTGAGGTGCTCGGTGTCAGGGCAGAAGACGGGCCAGGCCCCGCTCGCCGGCTCGTGTGCTGCTCTGTTACACAGCACCTTTTGTACCTGCCCTCTGTCGCTAGCGTGTGTGATTGAGAGCGTCCTGGGGGTCCTCGCACGGTCAGGGTGGGTGGTGTGACAAAgctgcctctccttcctccGCCCGTGCCCGGTGGCTGCCGTGGGGGCTCGACAGGCGCTGGCTCATCGCGGCTCTCCCGAGCCTCAGCCGCGCTTCCCGCAGAGCCGCGCGCAGCGCCCGCACGAACACAGCCGTGCCTCCCGAGCGGCTCCTCTGCCCCGTCCTTCCGTCTAAGAACTGCTCGCTCTGCTTCGTTAAATGGTATTGTTCAGTAGCAAACCCCGTGTAAAATCTGCTTTCTGAGCAGTACTTTTAATTCTCATGAATCAAAAAATAAGATTGAATGGAAATAAGTGTGGTTCCATGTCTTAAAGGAACAATTTCTTTCTAATGCTCTTTCTAATATTTAACATAAATATCCCACTATTAGTagaacaggaaaacagatttttttctaatttcattaCACTTTCCACTTGCATTTTCATATCAGAGTGCTGAAATCAAACTGtttctgaagacaaaatttgttttagaaatttCACTTTCTCCTTGTTTTTGTCTTGTAGCGGGATCTTTGGTGACAACAAAGCTTTCACAGCCGCAGTCCACAGTGGCAAAAAGCCTAACTTCAACAAGTACAAATGCTCCCTCTTTGAAAGCATTAGGTAAGTTATTatgttatttcttttgtttgttaaTTGTGGATCCTTCTCAGACTTGAGTCCAAAAGTTCTTGAAGCAGGTCTTAGAAACCTGTACATGATTTCACAGTGGTAAGAGGCATTGTAGTGTAAGAATTTATGAATTACTCTTCAGTGACCACAACAATTACTTTGGGTTATCTAATTAGACAACTGGTCCATATAAGAACTAGAAAATAGTAGGTTAAAGTACCATTGTGGTATATGTGGTTTATACCCCTCAGGATGGTGGAAGTTCTTGAAAGACTCCAGCATCCTGCAAGAACTTGCTACCTGTCCACCATCAGTACAGCTTTGTagcttgctgagggtgcaccAAGACTGACAGAAATGTTGTTCTTGTTGGGAGTTTAGGAGATGATTCTGTACACGTGCAAACAGCAAATGGCTGAGGTAGCTGTAGCCCTAATTAGAGCTCAACTCGAAGTAGGTTGCTCGTGTCACTCCGTTGCTATTCCTGAACTGAttactgctgctgaggagcGCTGGCTGAGGCGGCACTAATCCCCATCAGCTCagtcctggtgctgtgctggagtGTTGGCTGCTGTCCTGCACAGAGCCCTGTGGCTCCTCTGactcccacagcacaggctgggaatgctgctccaTGTATAGTGAGGAAAGTCCTTTATACAGCATCAGTGCATGTGTTTGTCTATGTATAAGTATAaaataatgtatatatatatacactttaGACTATTTAGCTTTTTTTACTCATGTTCTTAATTCACTTATTGCACCTTTCAGAAAGTACAGAAATTCCACCTTACCTGACTAACTGTCCCAGCAACGGGCTTTGCAGTAGATTGCCACCAGACTGCATGACGTGTAACACAAACTATTCCTGTATATACGGAAAGACAGCAACCTTTGACTGCAAAGTCAAGCCGCATGTTCATTGTGTTGTAAGTAACCTATTACTGTTAACCCCAGATTTAAGTAATTAACTGTGGCATCTTGTCTTAAAATGCAGAATACTGATTTCCAGGTTCTGATGTAGGCAGGTTTGCAGTTCTGTGATAAGTTTGATCACTCACTGTGGGCTGTTGAAGAGGCAGGTCTGCCCTTCCCTGGTTTGCCTTTCTCGCCTTGGATCTTTTTGTTACCTGGCCATGCCTTTGAGTTAAACCACTCCAAACATTTTGAGAGTGGAGAGGCTGAATATCTGTCAGAGCTACAAACTGACCTTACAGGTGAGACTAAATGAGTCCTCTTTTTGGCAGCAGCCTTAGATTGGAGGAATCAGGAATGTTAAATGTGACTTTGATACCTCTTTGGTGGTTTTCTATTCTGCTCTATAAAAGGTAGCAAACAGAACAATTGTTCTTTTGCCCAAAATGTCTGCTCATGAAACCTAATTTGATACTGCacattgatttttcattttaatactgTTGAAGTAATAGTGCTCTCCTTTTACAGGATGAGAATAACCACGAGCAGGAGAACTTTACAATTAACATGACGTGCCAGTTTTGCTGGCAGCTTGCCACAAGTGATTATGTCTGTACCAATTCCACAAACTGCATGACAGTTTCCTGCCCTCGACAGCGATACAATGCAACTTGCACAGTCCGGGATCACATTCATTGTCTAGGTAAGGTGGGCAAAGCTGGAGTTCTCTAAAgaatttttcacatattttataATGGGCGAATACAAAGATTCTTTATGTTCTTTTGCAATAACAGCCTGCTCTTTGATGAATCTACTGAATTTTTTattgttgcatttcattttttagcATGATAGCAACATCTAACTGCAAATATTGGCTTATTATATTGTTGTATACTGTCACACCGGAGAAAacagttctttttattttggtcaACTTCTGTGAGTTAAAATTACTTAAACCTACTAGTGGTCTGATTCTCAGACCGCTAATAGAATCAATATCAAATGTCTCCATAggccaattaaaaaaaattatgctgatTCCATCCAACTAGGCTTAATTTTCCCTCTGTTGGTTCACTGACTTTTCTGATACGGGATCAAGATAAATGGAACAGAGAACTGCAGGGTATAAATGAGCTTGTGCGTTGACAGATGTTTCTCAGTTAGTGACAACCCTTTGAGACTCCTTTTGGAAAAGTACAGTATCTTCTTCtttgtcattttcttccttatagCATGGTCTTTGTTTATTGCATTAAGGTTTTAATGTTTTCCAATGTTCAGGTAACCGTGTCTTTCCTAAGATGCTCTATTGCAACTGGACTGGAGGTTATAAGTGGTCTACTGCCTTGGCACTAAGGTAAGTAGGAACTATTGGATAATGTCACACTAAAagatttgctttctttaaaatcttcaggttctgtggttttctgcttggtattttttaaaggtGTGCTGGATAACCACTATTTCAGATAGTCTAGCTTGAAATGGTGGGCATAGAATGCATGAAGGGTTCGCATGAAACAGTGCTGGCTGTCTTCAGCAAacacagctggaggaaaaacaCTTGGGTACCCAAGCTCAGTTcctctaaaaataataataattaatcatatttttattcttacagCATCACCCTTGGTGGATTTGGTGCTGATCGTTTCTATTTGGGTCAGTGGCGGGAAGGTCTGGGAAAACTCTTCAGCTTCGGTGGACTTGGAATATGGACACTAATCGATGTGCTGCTAATAGGTGTTGGCTATGTGGGACCTGCAGATGGATCTCTCTATATTTAAATGTGGGTGCAGTGTGTTTCAGAGAGGAGTCATTGCCTGCAAAGGGCTCTAAATAAACAAGTGTGGAGATTTGAGCCTTTAAGGTAGAATGAAGAACAACTGTTTGTTCTGTGTGTATACATTTTAATGTACAGTATCTGTACTTGGTTTGCCTTTAACTAAGGTCAAATAAAAGAGTGGATCACCGAGTAAGTTgaaattgatttaatttcttctatGGACATGatatttttctatgaaaaaaaagttgGGCAGCTAACCAAATTCTCCACTGTGCTTGAGCTTGGATGATTTGTCAGGCCCCCAAAGAGCTGTAAACTAACTTGAATTCTGAATTGTTTACTTCATATTTCTATGCTTGAATTTAACTCTAAAGCTAACTTCTCTAAATatgtctgtattttattttatttgtgggAGGATAATTTATTTGCCTGAGTTACGTTGGTAGTATGTAAATCACCATGTTTTATGATGTTAATTACATTATGTTCTTGGTTTGGGACATAGCAAGAGCCAATATCTGCTTAGGGGCTCGACTTTAGATTGTGGGAGAGCTTAGAATTAGACTGCAGTATCTAAATgctaaatatgaaataattgaaatggatttttttggattGTTCTGGAATAactttgttttggttgggtttgaCCAGCATATCTGTGAAAGTTACAGTTCCTATTATTGTGCTAGCAAGCTTGCCAAATTTCTTTAAAGAGGGTTGGCAATATAATCGATGAGTTTATCCACTTAGGACTTTGTGACGCGATGATGTAGCGGACTAGTGCCATTACGGGACAGCTTTGTGTAGTCGCGGTGGATGCCCGGCCGTGCGTGCCCCTGGCtcggggctggagctgctgtagCGCTGCGGTGCTGTCGGGCTGGAAACGCTATGGCTTCAATAAAGTGCCCCTTGAATGCTGACGGCGTTTGTCGCGGTCCCGGCTCGgtgcgcggggcgggcggagcggcgggcgcggccccgcgcTGTGCGGTGCCGGGGGCGGGCCggaggcggggccggggcggtgccgggggcgggccggggccggggccggggccggggccgggccggggcggtgCCGCCGCCGAGCCCGGCACAGGAGCCACCATGGCGGCGCAGCGGGACCGCGAGCGGGAGCTGCGCTTCTACCGACGGCTGCCCAAAGCGGTgagcggcggggggcggcgggcccGGACCCTCCTCCGGCGGCACCGGGCTCGGGCTCGGGCTGCAGACGGAGAGAGACAGAGCGACGGACGCTGCTGCTGTCTCGGAGTTCTTCCCAAACGCGCGCTTTCTGAGGGCCTTATCCCGCCGCAAAATGCAGTCGGGTGTTTGCCTGTCCGGTTGGTTTACAGACCTTACTAATCTAATTGCAATTAAATCACTTGAGCGCgatcttcattttctctttttgtcctATTTCCCCTCAGTCTAGCCAAGAAGTCTGGCTCAGATAACGCTTTTTCTGCATGTCCCGAGGGTGTGCCTTAGTTCTGGCATATCAGTGCAAGCCCTCCCTAGGGGTGTGTGTGGATTTATCGGGGCTCGTGTGCCGCACTCACCGAACCCCGAGGGCACGTactccagcacagagctctgtccaGGCGGTGCACGGGGGCACCAGCAAACCCGCTTCAGACCACACCATCCTTACATTCCAGCGCTCCTTTGCACTAAGTTGCTTTTCAGGGTGTATGTTTAATGTCTGACAGAATTCTGTGAGGTAACTGTAAGCTTGTGAAAAATATAACACAGTTGTAGCACTGTACATCTGGCTCAGTCACCAGAATCCGTAAGGAGCCACAGCTTCTGGTGCTTACAATTTAAACGTGTTTTCCAATGTAAAGCTTGACGAGAAGTATTtattgaatttttcttttcctattgaGAATGGATGTGTACAGGAAGACAAGAGGTAGGTAACAAAGTAGATGCTTTGTAGATACAttttgaaggagctgggagtTCGATAAAGACCTATTCCTTAAGTCAGGAGATAAGAAGGAGCAAAGGTGAAGCGATTGAGTGGTGCTGAGGATCATAGGTTTGGAGCCCAAAGTCAGGATGTCAGTAGAAAGTCAGGCAGAAAGAGGCCTCAGGCAAAGGAGTGCAGTTGCTGCAGTTGCTGTTCATGGCAGTCTTGCTGCATTTCTGGAGTGAATTTGAACTTCAGAATATGAACAAAAGCAAGGGGAGTGGGTAGCTGTTGCTATATTTGAATGATGGACATGTACATTTAACTTGCAGTGGATGGGGAGAGTTCTTGAATCCTTACTGTACTTTTTGTAATACTGAGGCAGCTATTGGCTTCCTCCTTACCTGGGATTGCACCACCCCAAGAATTGCCTGGAGAGCTCTttgctgagccagctgtgctcccatGGAGACCAGAACACAAAAGAAATAGGGCAGGTCTCAATTAAACCAGTGCTTGCAAAAACCTAAGGAAGTTATTATTAGCCAAAATGCAGATAGCTGTTCTTTTCAAGCTCAGAGCAAAACTCTGATGTAGGATACAAGAACATTAGTACAAACAAGGTGCAAATGCCATCCTTTTCGTAAGTCCataggatttttatttctgtaggaGCTCCATGCTCATTTGAATGGCTGTATCAGTACTGCTACTATGAAGAAGCTCATGGCCCAGAAGCCAAACCTTCAGATCCAGAATGGAATGACTGTGATtgacaaaggaaagaaaagaaccTTAGATGAGTGAGTATATGCATGTGTGTGATGAACACTTACCaaaggttttttatttaaattgaaaacagaaatgtgtgGCCTTACACACTAACTGcagaaaatatgcttttaagATTTACAGCATAAtctcatagatttttttttttaatatttgtgtcTGCAAAGTAATTTCTTCAGTGCTTGCAAACTAAAAGGAAAACTCTTGTTGATTAATTCCTTCATTAAAGGATTTAAATTTTTCACTTAGATCatctgcttttcagagaaaattgactcacataatttccttttttggaaaattcatgttttccttttccttcaaaaagcTTTGTGGTAGTTACAACTTTTGTTGCAAATGCTTTGTTAGTATCTAAAATCAGAAATTGCCATTCAGatgtttctttgtatttcaaGCTACAGTCTGGTTAGTTGACTCCAGTGGGtaggtgtttttaaaatgtagattttttttttcctacatacTCATTCAGTGTCTTtccaactattttttttaatttcattttagatgttttcagatgtttcagATCATCTATCAGGTTACCACAAGGACCGAAGATATTTTACTggtaaattaattaaaagttcACTTAAAACAAGCAAGCAGTACACACAGTCACAGCCAGTTGGATTAAGAGCATTGGGTTCCAAGTAACAATATCAAAAATGATCTTTTTCAATTGGAGATCAGAATAATTATTGTAAAACTCTTGAATTCTCTTCACTATCCCCATAGGAATCAAATGTGCCTTCTGTGTGGTAGTATTTCCACAGACATGGGGACCACTAAAAACACATTGGGCCTGAAAACATTGCAAGTGTTTCACAACAAAAAATAACTGGGTCTTTTAgttgtaaatgaaaatataacttATTATAAGTATCACTTTTATGATGCTGAATACACTTTTACCTAATCAGATAACTAAGGATGTCATTAAGGAATTTGCTGATGATGGTGTTAAGTATCTGGAATTGAGAAGCActccaagagaagaaaattccaCAGGTATagtcttttctggtttttaatttgTGATCTTCTTGCGCTGTAAAACTTAGTTGAAGACTATGTTAATAACAAGTAAAGTAAAATTTAGTTGGCtcaataaaaatatactttaaatatgaaagctaaGATTTAACCATGTAAAAGCATGTCACTTTCCTGTTagatttttgaggaaaaaaaggggttGGTGATAAGTCTGGGACCCATGAGATTGGGTTATTCACTTGAGTGTGGCATCTGAGTCtgctaatatttttaatagctgacatattttacttttgttggtttattttttttcttctagggGTGGTTTAGTAGTAACACATAATAGAAGTCCTATTGCGATTCTCTGCTtcacagaaagtaattttaatttttccacatGCTTAGAAGGAGGTTTAGTTCAAATATTTGCTTCACAGTAAAGCTATATTTACAGACAGAATTAGAATTACATGGGTTAGAAGACTATATCATCTAAAATCAAAGGTGCAACATGAACCTTAGGAGACTAGAGAGCTGGGTCtgcaatataataaaaataatttaaaatatgtttgttccaaatgtgtgcatgtgtttgcaGGTATGACCAAAAGGATGTATGTTGAAACTGTGCTTGAGGGTATAAAGCAGTGTCAAGAAGAAGGCTTGGATATAGATGTAAGGTAAATAAAGCATGTGGAGCACCTCTGTTTCAAGGTTTTGTGTAGTCTGATGCTTGGTCATGCTTGCAGAGAGGTTTGCAAGCCATCAGCataggaaagaaattttttttataccAGATTACGTGGAGTGGAAACAGATAATTAATATGGAAACCTgacttttatcttcttttttac
This window encodes:
- the TM2D3 gene encoding TM2 domain-containing protein 3, yielding MAARRWRRALRGLCGAALFLSQLSVLSGRAGSLVTTKLSQPQSTVAKSLTSTSTNAPSLKALESTEIPPYLTNCPSNGLCSRLPPDCMTCNTNYSCIYGKTATFDCKVKPHVHCVDENNHEQENFTINMTCQFCWQLATSDYVCTNSTNCMTVSCPRQRYNATCTVRDHIHCLGNRVFPKMLYCNWTGGYKWSTALALSITLGGFGADRFYLGQWREGLGKLFSFGGLGIWTLIDVLLIGVGYVGPADGSLYI